A portion of the Suricata suricatta isolate VVHF042 chromosome 11, meerkat_22Aug2017_6uvM2_HiC, whole genome shotgun sequence genome contains these proteins:
- the FAM111A gene encoding protein FAM111A, with protein sequence MNPRKRRSQIAFDKENYMKIDHYFSQVNKEQKNNSNIPPLKRGCVKGPKDVTNTQAQGPKDQTGPPKKTIYITLGVNPRKHKLTHRAEESFYVALNTLKDVKKEIETQQGKEVVAVFREGIEGYINLGMPLSCFSEGCHVQITFVQSRSKQKDENQVSGRHEKPSADCVKFYIHAVGKRKKRIVKCRHFHKEGSKLCVYAFKGETIKDALCKDGRFLSFLEKEDWRLIKNLDSILESSQTVDDLEGTVFEVEVEKRKSSGAVAAQSSGSAEGNTNVLREEIVDQYPRLKRESEKIRENLRKEMKNKKIKTFFKLLEVKFGKMTRNSTPIRVHDFLSLAGASVGHLSWDRNGNGGYATCFVFKDLFVFTCRHVISDFMGKGIEPSKWADIIGQCARVTFSYNSVFQKEENCFSFEPWFEVSDATLDYAVLKLKADGQRVPLGLYNRIASAPSDGLIYIIGHPNGEEKSSDKCTVISQGQRGKKYEEHLQVEEGEGCNYGMKYIHMYCKRAFEKIAHNPDVITYDTSFYFGASGSPVLNSEGSLVAMHTAGFTCNNELGLSSHLIEFGSTLESILHDIKEKHGQWYTEVCMSPQDVEMVSDED encoded by the exons ATGAACCCTAGAAAGCGCAGATCCCAGATCGCATTTGATAAAGAGAATTATATGAAAATTGATCACTATTTTTCTCAG GtcaataaagaacaaaagaataattCGAATATTCCTCCGTTGAAGAGAGGCTGTGTAAAAGGTCCAAAAGATGTAACTAACACCCAGGCTCAAGGGCCCAAAGACCAGACTGGGCCCCCCAAGAAGACAATTTACATTACCTTGGGTGTAAACCCCAGGAAGCACAAGCTCACACATCGCGCAGAGGAGAGCTTCTACGTGGCACTTAACACCCTCAAGGATGTCAAGAAGGAGATAGAAACTCAGCAGGGCAAAGAGGTGGTGGCAGTTTTCAGAGAAGGAATTGAAGGGTACATAAATCTTGGAATGCCCCTCAGCTGCTTCTCTGAGGGCTGCCATGTGCAAATCACTTTTGTCCAGAGTAGAAGTAAGCAGAAAGATGAGAATCAGGTGTCTGGCCGACACGAAAAGCCATCCGCCGACTGTGTCAAATTTTATATTCACGCAGtcggaaagagaaagaaaaggatcgTCAAATGCAGACATTTTCACAAAGAAGGGTCCAAACTCTGCGTCTATGCTTTCAAAGGAGAAACCATCAAGGACGCCCTGTGCAAGGATGGCCGGTTTCTCTCCTTTCTGGAGAAAGAGGATTGGAGGCTCATCAAAAACCTGGACTCCATTCTAGAAAGCTCACAGACCGTGGATGACCTGGAAGGCACAGTCTTTGAGGTTGAGgttgagaagagaaagagctcAGGGGCAGTAGCCGCTCAGAGCTCGGGGTCAGCGGAAGGAAACACCAATGTGCTGAGAGAGGAAATTGTGGATCAGTACCCCCGtttgaaaagagaaagtgaaaaaataagagaaaacttaaggaaagaaatgaaaaataaaaaaatcaaaacattttttaagttgctTGAAGTAAAGTTTGGGAAAATGACAAGAAACTCCACCCCAATCAGAGTGCAcgactttctttctcttgccgGTGCCTCCGTGGGGCACCTGTCCTGGGACCGAAATGGAAATGGGGGTTATGCCACCTGCTTTGTTTTCAAAGACTTGTTCGTTTTCACCTGTCGGCATGTAATAAGTGACTTCATGGGAAAAGGAATAGAGCCAAGCAAGTGGGCAGACATAATTGGTCAATGCGCAAGGGTGACATTTAGTTATAACAGCGtcttccagaaagaagagaactgcTTTTCTTTTGAACCGTGGTTTGAGGTATCTGATGCAACTCTTGATTATGCCGTCCTGAAACTGAAGGCAGATGGCCAGCGAGTACCTCTGGGACTCTATAATAGAATTGCTTCTGCACCATCTGATGGGTTGATATATATCATTGGCCATCCGAATGGAGAAGAAAAGTCTAGTGATAAATGTACTGTGATCTCTCAGGGTCAGCGAGGAAAGAAATATGAGGAACATCTTCAGGTTGAAGAGGGAGAGGGTTGCAATTATGGAATGAAATACATCCATATGTACTGTAAAAGAGCCTTCGAGAAAATAGCTCACAACCCTGATGTGATTACCTATGACACCTCTTTTTACTTTGGGGCTTCTGGCTCCCCAGTGCTTAATTCAGAAGGTTCGTTGGTGGCCATGCATACTGCTGGCTTCACTTGTAATAATGAACTTGGGTTATCATCTCACCTCATTGAGTTTGGCTCTACTCTGGAGTCCATCCTCCATGATATCAAGGAAAAACACGGACAGTGGTACACAGAAGTATGTATGAGTCCGCAAGATGTAGAAATGGTGAGTGATGAGGATTGA